The following nucleotide sequence is from Anaerobiospirillum thomasii.
ATGCCATCAACATCAAAATTAAGCAGCATATTGTCAAGTTTTATGCCGCTTTGCACCCTATCGTTTTTAATATAAGGCATAAAAATACCTATGTTGCCGGCAGCATCAAAACCAAGAGCTGTTTTACCCTGACCTGCATCTTTAAGACTTAACTTACTGTTAAAGCCCTCAAGTGTAAAACGCTCACGCACCGACATATCCTTGACCTTCTCATCATTTTTAAAGCCAAGGGCATATACTGTGGAAAAATCAAGATCAAATAATGACAGAGCAAAATTAATATTATCTCTAATGCTTTTCTTTTCAATATCTATGTTGGCTGAAAACAGAAGATCCCTAAGGGTAAAATTTAGGGCATTTTTAAAGTTGTATCTTGTATTTTCATTGCACAGAAGTCCTGCACTTTTAAGATCAACTTTAAGTGTTGATAAATCTTTTAGATCAAACACAGCAGCGCTTTCACCTAAGGTACACTGCAAGGTCTCATAGCCTGCCTGTATTGGTTTTAAATTGATAACTCCGCCTGCACTCATACTAAAGGCCGAGCCTTCAAAGACGGCGTGATAATCAATACTGTCTTTTGAAAAACCGCTTAATAGAGTATCAAGATTGCCATAGCCCCTTACAGGCTTTATATCGGTTCTAAAGGCAAGTATGCCAATATTTAAATTAAGCTCAAAGGCGCCGTATATTTTATCTGTCTTATAAAACTGTGCCATGTTCTCAGACAGAGCATAGGCATAATTGACAACAAGCCTGCGTGAGCCAAAATATCCCTCACTTGAGGCTATATCAAAACTAAGACCTTTTACCTTGGACTGCACCTTGTTCAGAGCGCTTTCTATCTTGCTATCAAAGATATAGACAGCCCCCATAATCTGACCAAGACACAGTGATGAAACAAGTGCGGCTGTAATCAAAAGAGCAAGCAGGATTTTTTTCATAGCTTCAGCGTAATTCCTGATATCTTGATAAAAGCATGGCACTTTCTTTTAAAAACATATCTGCATAATCGCCAAAATAATCTTTAGCCTCATTAAACCTTCTGACAAAGGTTTCGATATCACCTTTTGCCACTACCTCAAGCTCCCTATTCAAAGCACAGGTATACTGACTTATAAGCCTGGCATTGTTTTTAGATGACATAATGATATCGCCATAAAGTAGTGGATCCTGGGCAAAAAGGCGCCCTACCATGGACAGCTCCAAACGGTAGATAGGCGATGACAAATCAAGAATCTGTTTGATATTGGCATTGACTGAACTTAAAAATACACCATAGCAGTAGGTTGTAAAATGACGCAGTGCCTGAATAATAGACATGGCCTCATCATGTTCTTCTGCACTGTAGGTGCAGACGATAGCCCCAAACAGACGCATCTGCTCTGTCATAAATTCACATTTATCTGCCATGTTGACAGGTACATTGACCACAACCTGCTTTAAAAAGCTTTTGGTGTCGGGGCCGAACATTGGATGCAGCGAAATGCTGGGGCCAGCATAATGCTCTTTCATGATCTTTGTTACTGCTCCCTTGACCGAAGTAAGATCGCACAGCACTGTTTTACCATCAAGATATGGACAGAGCCTCTTTATAACCTCACAGGTAATATCAATAGGCACACTTACAATGACACAAAGAGCATTGGCCACAATAGTATCAACCTGATCCCAGTCATCTTTTTCAAGGATCTGTACGTTATAGCCTGAGATTTTAAAGTAATGGGCAAAAAATGATCCCATACCGCCCCTGCCGCCAACTATAACTATCTTGTCTCCTGCTGTTGCGGCACATGGATAGGAGCTTGCAGCACCCTGTACATATGACTGCTTTAAAAGACGCTTTAGAATGTCATCGAGCATATCGTGGGGCAGTGAATACTTTAAGGCAAGTTCCTTAAAATGCTCAATTAAATGCTTTTCACGTTCCTTTGAAAACAGATCAAGCTTATGCTCCTGCTTTATCTGTACAGCTCTGTCAACAAGAGCATAGCGCCTTGATATAAGTTCAATAATACTGTCATCTATGCTGTCAATTTCCCTGCGTATTGACAAAAGCTCACTCTCTTGCATCTTTAGCCGTCGATCTCATCTAAAAATTCATCATCAAGATTTTCTTCTTTTAAGACAGGTGCATCAATACCCATGGCCTTGTTAACCTGACCCTGCTGGTACATAAGATAAAAATCCCTGGTCTGTACATATGGATCAATGGCATTGTCAACAAGCCCCTCCTGCTCGATAAGGGCAGCTCTGGCATGAATACCGCTTAGTGCAAAATGCACGGCATTTACATACCATGGGGTAAAGAAAAACGGAGCACTGTCAATGGTATTGCCCTGCAGTGCACGGCCTGTGGTCGGACCATAGACAGGAATCATAAGATAAGGTCCCTGCTGCTGACCCCAGATACCAAAAACAGTGGCCATGGACATAGGCTTTCTCTCAATACCAAAGCTTCCTGCCACATCAAAAAGACCGCCTATTCCAATAGTTGAGTTGATTAAAACTCGTGAGAGTGAAGTTAATGAATCTTTAAAGCGCAGCACAAATATATTGTCAACAGTTGATGTCACATCATCAATGTTTGTCAGAAAATTACCCACACCATCCTGCACAAATACAGGCAGTGCGGCATAGCCATGGGCTACAGGACGCAATACATATGAGTCAAAAATATCATAATTTAGATAAAAACCGCCACGGTTAACGCGCTCTAGTGAGTCAATGGCAGAACCTGCAAGCAGAGAATAACCGTAGTTGTAACTTTTCTCGCTGTTTTGAACACTTGTCTGACGCGGTGACATTGGATTTACAACACCAACCTGGGCATGCACCTGTGATATAAAAATACATGTGAACATAAATGCGCAGAGGTTTTTAAACATAAATGTATCTCTTTGTTTTGTTTTTACTATGATATTTTTGACAAATTCGCTCTTATTATCAGAAAATTGCAAGATTTATCCTAAAGCAACTTAATAATTTTGCTATTATATTATAGAGTTTTTTTGTCAGCGCGTATAACAAAAGACAAATATTATGGATCAGATCGATATTAACGCCAGAAAGGCAGCCAGCGAAATGCAAAAAAACGCTGTCTCTGGTAAAGCAAAAAGTGAAAAAGTAGTCAAAAGCCCCACTATTAATATTCATGCTACAGCATCATATATTAAGGCACTGCAGACTTCGCAGGACAATCTGCCAGAGTCTTTGAACAAAGGGCTTAATACTTTAAAAAATAATCTGAGCATATACCTAAATGCACCTGATAAAATTGAGGATGTGCCTGTTGACTCTACGCGCGAGTCAATGTCTACATTCAACAAACTGTCTTTACAGGTTATCTCAAGAGACAGTGCACTGCAGGAGAAGGTAGCTCAGAATCTGTCTACATCAAAACGCCTGGTAAGAGCACGTGATGCCCAAAAAAGTCTTGAGCAGAGCTTAAACTCTATGCCTCAGGCTCTCAAAGAAGGTACAGGTGTAGGCCGCTCTCTGTCCAAATTTGTCTGTGAATGTCTTGTAAACCTTACCGATCCTCAGACAATTGGTGCAGGACTTGAACGCGATCTGGCCATGAGACAGATCTTTATACCGCAGGACAGATTAAACTCTCGCTCGGCAAGTGCCGTCAGCAAATCACTTGAACAGTCTATTGCCTTTATTGAAAGCAATCAGAAAGATGTCATAGCCCGCCTGCCTAAAAATGAATATGTGCAGGAAAAGCCAGGTGCCACCACACCGCAGACCATGACACGCTATCTGAGAAAGGCACTTGATGAATTTCCTGATGATTCAACCTATCTTGATATTTTCAAGCAGAATCGTGATCGCACTGACAATGCCCCTTATGATGACAAAGTCTCTGAGGAGATTTCATCACGTATTCACTCATTGATTGCCAAGGCAGCACAGACTGCAAGACGTGGCAATCTGATTCCAAATTCAAGAAAAAATGCTGAAAGCACACCTGTACCTACAGAACAGGTTCGTGCCCAGGAGCGCACCTTCAACCGTCCTATACAGTCAGACGCTCCTATTGATGAAAATGTAAGCGCCAGAGAGCTGTCACTCTCTGAACTTTCAGCCCGCGCTGCCCGCCTGCAAAAGCAGTTCAGACAGGAGCGCATGCGCCTGGTGCAGGAAGGTAAACTTCCAAATCCTGCAACTCCGCCTGAAAGCTTTACAGTAAACACTACAGCAAAAGAGGTTTTATCAAAAACCCTGAGTGAACCTGGCCCTGCTGAAAAACTGCAGACTGCAAGAGATCTGGCTTTACAGCGTGCCATAGTCGATACTTCAGCTAAAGCCCCTAATGTCGCCGATGACATGGCAACTGACATAAAAAATACCGTCAGTGCGCAAAAACCTGCAGTTACAGCAGATGAGGCTCATGTCAGCACTCCATCTGAACAGGCAAAAGCTGTAGCTGAAAAGACACTGATGCAGCAGGGAACCATGCTTGATAAGGGCGTCAAGATTTCCTATACAGCAGCTCAGAACAATCTGTACGGAGCTATCAATATGGCTCCTGGCGAAACCATTGCCATTCAGACTCCAAGTCTTGAAACTCCTGCAGTAAAAGGTCCAGTTGAGCCGCAGAGTACTGTTGAGCCTACAAAACAGGAGCCACTGTCTCCTAAATCTTTAGTTGATGAAATTACAGCTCAGCTTAAAAAGCAGCTGGCTGATGATATTGTCAAAACCATTGAGATGAAAACCTCAAATCTCAGTGAAAAACTTGATGATATTAAAGCCACAGCTGAAGAGCTTAAAAACAAGGCTCAGAATCAGGAGAGCAAACTTACAAGCCTGGAAAAAGGTCTTATTGAAAATTCTGCAGCTATTGATGAGGCAAAAAAGCAGGCAGAGGAGATTTCAAAAGAGCAGGCCAAAGCCCTGCACGATATACAGAGTAAAGCACTTGAGGCCAAACAGAATGCCTCTGTCAGCCTGCAAAGCACCGCAGACTATGGCAGATATAACTTTACAACAAGTCAAAATACCAGCTCAATTCTTGAGCAGAAACTCTACAGTGGTGTAAATACAGCCTCTACACCAGTACATAATGAAGAGGCTTTAGAGCCAGAGCAGAATGTTAATACAACAAAACCTGCTCCACAACCTACAGATGAGATTTACGAGGATCAGACTCTGGAAGTAAAACCGCAGAACAAAGTTCCTGTTCAGGCAACAGATGATACTGCTGAGACTGATGCTGAAGAGATTAAACCTCAGAATAAAGTACCAGTGCAGACTACAGAGGAGCCTGCCGAGGTTGAAGCTGAGGAAGTAAAACCACAGAACAAAGTTCCTGTTCAGGCAACAGATGATACTGTTGAGACTGATGCTGAAGAGATTAAACCTCAGAATAAAGTACCAGTACAGACTGCTGATGAGCCTGCTGATGTTGAAGCTGAAGAAGTAAAACCTCAGAACAAGGTTCCAGTTCAGGCAACAGATGATACTGTTGAGACTGATGCTGAAGAGATTAAACCTCAGAATAAAGTACCAGTGCAGACTACAGAGGAATCTGCCGAGGTTGAAGCTGAGGAAGTAAAACCACAGAACAAAGTTCCTGTTCAGGCAACCGATGATACTGTTGAGACTGATGCTGAAGAGATTAAACCTCAGAATAAAGTACCAGTACAGACTGCTGATGAGTCTGCTGATGTTGAAGCTGAAGAAGTAAAACCTCAGAACAAGGTTCCAGTTCAGGCAACAGATGATACTGTTGAGACTGATGCTGAAGAGATTAAACCTCAGAATAAAGTACCAGTACAGACTGCTGATGAGTCTGCTGATGTTGAAGCTGAAGAAGTAAAACCTCAGAACAAGGTTCCAGTTCAGGCAACCGATGATACTGTTGAGACTGATGCTGAAGAGATTAAACCTCAGAATAAAGTACCAGTACAGACTGCTGATGAGCCTGCTGATGTTGAAGCTGAAGAAGTAAAACCTCAGAACAAGGTTCCAGTTCAGGCAACAGATGATACTGTTGAGACTGATGCTGAAGAGATTAAACCTCAGAATACGGCCCCTGTGCAGACTTCAGAAGAACCTGCCGAGGTTGAAGCTGAGGAAGTAAAACCACAGAACAAAGTTCCTGTTCAGGCAACCGATGATACTGTTGAGACTGATGCTGAAGAGATTAAACCTCAGAATAAAGTACCAGTGCAGACTACAGAGGAACCAGCTGAAGTTGAAGCTGAAGAAGTAAAACCTCAGAACAAGGTTCCAGTTCAGGCAACCGATGATACTGTTGAGACTGATGCTGAAGAGATTAAACCTCAGAATAAAGTACCAGTGCAGACTACAGAGGAGCCTGCCGAGGTTGAAGCTGAGGAAGTAAAACC
It contains:
- a CDS encoding MlaA family lipoprotein, which encodes MFTCIFISQVHAQVGVVNPMSPRQTSVQNSEKSYNYGYSLLAGSAIDSLERVNRGGFYLNYDIFDSYVLRPVAHGYAALPVFVQDGVGNFLTNIDDVTSTVDNIFVLRFKDSLTSLSRVLINSTIGIGGLFDVAGSFGIERKPMSMATVFGIWGQQQGPYLMIPVYGPTTGRALQGNTIDSAPFFFTPWYVNAVHFALSGIHARAALIEQEGLVDNAIDPYVQTRDFYLMYQQGQVNKAMGIDAPVLKEENLDDEFLDEIDG
- the tyrA gene encoding bifunctional chorismate mutase/prephenate dehydrogenase — encoded protein: MQESELLSIRREIDSIDDSIIELISRRYALVDRAVQIKQEHKLDLFSKEREKHLIEHFKELALKYSLPHDMLDDILKRLLKQSYVQGAASSYPCAATAGDKIVIVGGRGGMGSFFAHYFKISGYNVQILEKDDWDQVDTIVANALCVIVSVPIDITCEVIKRLCPYLDGKTVLCDLTSVKGAVTKIMKEHYAGPSISLHPMFGPDTKSFLKQVVVNVPVNMADKCEFMTEQMRLFGAIVCTYSAEEHDEAMSIIQALRHFTTYCYGVFLSSVNANIKQILDLSSPIYRLELSMVGRLFAQDPLLYGDIIMSSKNNARLISQYTCALNRELEVVAKGDIETFVRRFNEAKDYFGDYADMFLKESAMLLSRYQELR